The Pseudomonas multiresinivorans DNA window TGCTCGGCCTCGCCCTGGGAGATGCTGGCGCGGCCGCTGATCCCGCCGTTCAGCGACGCCGGCCACTGGCTGGGCACCGACATGCTCGGCCGCGACATCGCTACCGGGCTGCTCTACGGTGCGCGTACCTCGCTGACCGTTGGGCTGCTGGCAACGCTGGCGACCCTGTTGCCGGCACTGCTGATCGGCGCCACCGCCGGTTACTTCGGCGGCTGGATCGACGAGCTGCTGATGCGCATCGCCGAGTGCTTCCAGATCATCCCGCAACTGGTGCTGGCGGTGGTCCTGGTGGCCCTGATGGAGCCCTCGGTGGGCTCGGTGGTGCTGGCCCTGGCACTGGTGGCCTGGCCGCCGGTGGCGCGGTTGGTGCGCAGCGAATTCCAGAGCCTGCGTCAGCGCGAGTTCGTCCAGGCGGCGCTGGTGCTGGGCCAGTCGCCGGTGCGCATCGTCTTCGTGCAGATACTGCCCAACGCGTTGTCGCCGTTGCTGGTGAGCCTGACCTTCATCCTCGCCGCCGCCATTCTCACCGAAGCTGCGCTGGCCTTCCTCGGCCTGGGCGACCCGGAAGCGATGAGCTGGGGCTACATGATCAACGCCTCGCGCAACCTGCTGCGCGAAGCCCCCTCGATGAGCCTGCTGCCGGGCGTGGCGATCCTGCTCACGGTGCTGTCCGTGCAGCGCGTCGGCGAGGCGCTGCGCGAAGCCGTGCAGGCACCGGGAAACCAGGGAGGACGCCCATGAGCGGCAAACTGCTGGAGGTGCGCGATCTGCGCATCGACCTGCCGGCGGGCGGCGACCGTGCCAGCGCGGTGAGCGAGCTGTCCGTCGATCTTTCGGCCGGCGAAGTGCTCTGCGTGGTGG harbors:
- a CDS encoding ABC transporter permease, with translation MKALLRPGAILAAGFLILLAVSALLAPWLCSASPWEMLARPLIPPFSDAGHWLGTDMLGRDIATGLLYGARTSLTVGLLATLATLLPALLIGATAGYFGGWIDELLMRIAECFQIIPQLVLAVVLVALMEPSVGSVVLALALVAWPPVARLVRSEFQSLRQREFVQAALVLGQSPVRIVFVQILPNALSPLLVSLTFILAAAILTEAALAFLGLGDPEAMSWGYMINASRNLLREAPSMSLLPGVAILLTVLSVQRVGEALREAVQAPGNQGGRP